In one Pseudomonas sp. MM211 genomic region, the following are encoded:
- the trmA gene encoding tRNA (uridine(54)-C5)-methyltransferase TrmA, whose amino-acid sequence MSRPAFDPATYDAQLAEKKARLVELLAPFAAPEPEVFESPREYYRLRTEFRLWREAGSENRHYAMFEAGDKHSPIFFEDFPIASLRINELMPRLKAAWQASNTLGFKLFQVEFLTTLNGDALITLCYHRPLDDAWEAAAKVLAEELGVSVVGRSRGKRIVVGRPYVEERLEVAGRTFRYRQPEGAFTQPNGEVCQKMLGWAYDVLGDREDDLLELYCGNGNFTLPLATRVRKVLATEISKTSVNAAQANLADNEIDNVTLVRLSAEELTEALNEVRPFRRLADIDLKSYNFGSVFVDPPRAGMDSDTCELTRRFERILYISCNPETLAQNIAQLHDTHRIERCALFDQFPYTHHMESGVLLVRRD is encoded by the coding sequence ATGAGCCGTCCCGCATTCGACCCCGCCACCTACGACGCCCAACTCGCCGAGAAGAAGGCCCGCCTGGTGGAGCTGTTGGCGCCGTTCGCCGCCCCGGAGCCCGAAGTGTTCGAGTCGCCACGCGAGTACTACCGCCTGCGTACCGAATTCCGCCTGTGGCGCGAAGCCGGCAGCGAGAATCGTCATTACGCGATGTTCGAAGCCGGCGACAAGCACAGCCCGATCTTCTTCGAAGACTTCCCCATCGCCAGCCTGCGCATCAATGAGCTGATGCCGCGCCTCAAGGCCGCCTGGCAGGCGAGCAACACGCTGGGCTTCAAGCTGTTCCAGGTGGAGTTCCTCACCACCCTGAACGGCGATGCGCTGATTACCCTGTGCTACCACCGCCCGCTGGATGACGCTTGGGAAGCCGCTGCCAAGGTGCTGGCCGAAGAGCTGGGCGTGAGCGTAGTCGGGCGCTCGCGGGGCAAGCGTATTGTCGTCGGCCGTCCTTATGTCGAGGAGCGCCTGGAAGTGGCTGGGCGTACCTTCCGCTATCGCCAGCCGGAGGGTGCCTTCACCCAGCCCAATGGCGAGGTGTGCCAGAAGATGCTCGGTTGGGCCTACGACGTACTCGGCGACCGAGAAGACGATCTGCTGGAGCTGTACTGCGGCAACGGCAACTTCACCCTGCCGCTGGCCACCCGCGTGCGCAAGGTGCTGGCCACCGAGATCAGCAAGACCTCGGTCAATGCGGCGCAGGCCAACCTGGCCGACAACGAGATCGACAACGTCACCCTGGTGCGCCTGTCCGCCGAGGAATTGACCGAAGCACTCAACGAGGTTCGCCCGTTCCGTCGCCTGGCCGATATCGACCTGAAGAGCTACAACTTCGGCAGCGTGTTCGTCGACCCGCCCCGTGCCGGCATGGATAGCGACACCTGCGAGCTGACCCGCCGCTTCGAGCGCATTCTGTATATCTCCTGCAACCCGGAGACCCTGGCGCAGAACATCGCCCAGTTGCACGACACCCACCGCATCGAACGCTGCGCCCTATTCGACCAATTCCCCTATACCCACCACATGGAATCAGGCGTGCTGCTGGTTCGTCGCGATTAA
- a CDS encoding NCS2 family permease, translating to MLERLFQLNAHNTNVRTEILAGVTTFLTMAYILFVNPSILGETGMDKGAVFVATCLAAAFGSAVMGLIANYPIALAPGMGLNAFFTYTVVLGMGHTWQVALGAVFLSACLFFLLSIFKIREWIINSIPLELRSAIAAGIGLFLALIALQNAGIVAANPATMVGLGDLGSPAALLAILGFFLIIGMEALRITGAVLISILVVTGLSILLGVSEFGGLVSMPPSLAPTFMQLDIAGALDVGLISVIFAFLFVDLFDNSGTLIAVAKKAGLMRKDGHLPKMGRALIADSTAALGGSLLGTSTTTSYIESAAGVSAGGRTGLTAIVVAVLFLFALFFAPLAGSVPAFATAPALLFVAVLMASGMAEIEWSDITVAAPVVVTALAMPLTYSIATGIAFGFITWVAAKTLAGRFRELNGMLIALAIFCVIKLALF from the coding sequence ATGCTGGAAAGACTGTTCCAACTCAACGCGCACAACACCAATGTGCGCACCGAAATACTCGCTGGGGTCACCACCTTCCTGACCATGGCCTACATCCTGTTTGTGAACCCGAGCATCCTCGGCGAGACGGGCATGGACAAGGGCGCGGTATTCGTCGCCACCTGCCTGGCGGCCGCCTTCGGTTCCGCAGTGATGGGCCTGATCGCCAACTACCCAATCGCCCTGGCGCCGGGCATGGGCCTCAACGCCTTCTTCACCTATACCGTGGTGCTGGGCATGGGCCACACCTGGCAGGTCGCGCTGGGTGCGGTGTTCCTGTCGGCGTGCCTGTTCTTTCTGCTGTCGATCTTCAAGATCCGCGAGTGGATCATCAACAGCATTCCGCTTGAGCTGCGCTCGGCCATCGCCGCCGGTATCGGCCTGTTCCTGGCACTGATCGCCCTGCAGAACGCTGGCATCGTCGCCGCCAACCCGGCGACCATGGTCGGCCTCGGCGACCTGGGCTCGCCCGCGGCGCTGCTGGCGATTCTCGGCTTCTTTCTGATCATCGGCATGGAGGCGCTGCGCATCACCGGCGCGGTGCTGATCAGCATTCTGGTGGTCACCGGGCTGAGCATTCTGCTCGGGGTCAGCGAGTTCGGCGGCCTAGTGTCGATGCCGCCCTCCCTAGCACCGACCTTCATGCAGCTGGATATCGCCGGCGCGCTGGACGTCGGTCTGATCAGCGTGATTTTCGCCTTCCTGTTCGTCGACCTGTTCGACAACTCCGGTACCCTGATCGCCGTGGCCAAGAAAGCCGGGCTGATGCGCAAGGACGGTCACTTGCCGAAGATGGGCCGCGCCCTGATCGCCGACAGCACCGCAGCCCTGGGCGGCTCGCTGCTGGGCACCTCGACCACCACCAGCTACATCGAGTCGGCGGCTGGCGTCAGCGCTGGCGGGCGTACCGGGCTGACCGCCATCGTGGTCGCCGTGCTGTTCCTGTTCGCGCTGTTCTTCGCCCCGCTGGCCGGTAGCGTGCCAGCCTTCGCCACGGCGCCGGCGCTGCTGTTCGTCGCCGTGCTGATGGCTTCCGGCATGGCCGAGATCGAGTGGAGCGACATCACCGTGGCCGCCCCCGTGGTGGTCACCGCCCTGGCGATGCCACTGACCTACTCGATCGCCACCGGTATCGCCTTCGGTTTCATTACCTGGGTCGCCGCCAAGACGCTGGCCGGACGTTTCCGTGAGCTGAACGGGATGTTGATTGCGCTGGCTATCTTCTGCGTGATCAAGCTGGCGTTGTTCTAA
- a CDS encoding molecular chaperone HscC, which yields MIIGIDLGTTNSLVSVWDGEAARLVPNALGRLLTPSVVGLDNEGQLVVGDIARERLQTHPHLSAALFKRNMGSAQSTRLGSRSFRPEELSALVLRSLKEDVERAYGQPVSEAVISVPAYFSDAQRKATRIAGELAGLKVEKLINEPTAAALAYGLHQKGEATFLVFDLGGGTFDVSVLELFDGIMEVRASAGDNFLGGEDFDDVLVAHFLSAMNGQGLPDHQQPAIHQRLRREAQRVRHALGQQPEAVFQLREDGREWTLPLSQDKLLSICEPLLERLRAPIERALRDARIKVADLDEVLLVGGTTRMPLVRKLVASLFGRFPAMHLNPDEVIAQGAAIQAALKARDATLEEVVLTDVCPYSLGVEISKQVGSQHQAGHYLPIIERNCVVPVSRVQSVQTLQDGQKSVSVRIFQGESRLVANNIFLGELDVAVPPRPAGEVSLDIRFTYDINGLLEALVDTPLTGESHRLVIENNPGVLSPEEIAERFAALEALKVHPRDQQVNSALMARMERLYQECLGDLREHVGQLAAHFASILERQDEREIREARGEVAARLDAIEQGY from the coding sequence ATGATCATCGGAATAGACCTCGGTACCACCAACAGCCTGGTTTCCGTCTGGGATGGCGAAGCCGCCCGGCTGGTGCCCAACGCCCTCGGCCGCCTGCTCACGCCCAGCGTGGTCGGCCTGGATAACGAAGGGCAACTGGTGGTAGGTGATATCGCCCGTGAGCGACTGCAGACCCACCCGCACCTCAGCGCGGCGCTCTTCAAGCGCAACATGGGCAGCGCCCAGAGCACGCGGCTGGGGTCGCGCAGCTTTCGCCCCGAAGAGCTTTCCGCGCTGGTACTGCGCAGCCTCAAGGAGGATGTAGAGCGCGCCTATGGCCAGCCGGTCAGCGAGGCTGTGATCAGCGTGCCGGCGTATTTCAGCGACGCTCAGCGCAAGGCCACGCGCATCGCTGGCGAGCTGGCCGGGCTGAAAGTCGAGAAACTGATCAACGAGCCAACCGCTGCGGCCCTGGCCTACGGCCTGCACCAGAAGGGCGAGGCGACCTTTCTGGTCTTCGACCTGGGCGGCGGCACCTTCGACGTGTCGGTACTCGAGCTGTTCGACGGCATTATGGAGGTGCGCGCCAGTGCCGGGGACAACTTCCTCGGTGGCGAGGACTTCGATGATGTTCTGGTCGCCCACTTCCTCAGTGCCATGAATGGCCAGGGCCTGCCCGATCACCAGCAGCCAGCGATTCATCAGCGCCTGCGCCGCGAGGCCCAGCGCGTGCGTCACGCCCTTGGGCAACAGCCCGAGGCCGTGTTCCAGCTGCGCGAGGATGGCCGCGAATGGACGCTGCCGCTGAGCCAGGACAAGCTGCTGAGCATCTGCGAACCATTGCTCGAACGCCTGCGGGCGCCCATTGAACGCGCCCTGCGTGATGCACGCATCAAGGTCGCCGACCTCGACGAAGTGCTGCTGGTCGGCGGCACCACGCGCATGCCGCTGGTGCGCAAGCTGGTGGCCAGCCTGTTCGGGCGCTTTCCGGCCATGCACCTGAACCCCGATGAAGTGATCGCCCAGGGGGCGGCCATCCAGGCGGCGCTGAAGGCTCGCGATGCCACGCTTGAGGAAGTGGTGCTGACCGACGTCTGCCCCTACAGCCTCGGCGTGGAAATCTCCAAGCAGGTCGGCTCGCAACATCAGGCCGGGCACTACCTGCCGATCATCGAGCGCAACTGCGTGGTGCCCGTCAGCCGGGTGCAGAGCGTGCAGACTCTGCAGGATGGGCAGAAGAGTGTCAGCGTGCGCATCTTTCAGGGCGAGAGCCGGCTGGTGGCCAACAACATCTTTCTCGGTGAGCTGGACGTTGCCGTGCCGCCGCGCCCTGCTGGCGAAGTCTCGCTGGATATCCGCTTCACCTACGACATCAACGGCCTGCTCGAAGCCCTGGTGGACACGCCGCTGACCGGCGAGAGCCACCGCCTGGTGATCGAGAACAACCCGGGCGTGCTCAGCCCGGAGGAGATCGCCGAGCGCTTCGCCGCGCTGGAGGCACTCAAGGTTCATCCGCGCGACCAGCAGGTCAACAGCGCGTTGATGGCACGTATGGAGCGCTTGTATCAGGAGTGCCTGGGCGACTTGCGCGAACATGTCGGGCAGCTGGCTGCACACTTCGCCAGCATCCTCGAGCGCCAGGACGAGCGGGAAATTCGCGAGGCGCGTGGTGAAGTAGCCGCACGCCTGGATGCCATCGAACAAGGGTATTGA